In Schistocerca gregaria isolate iqSchGreg1 chromosome 9, iqSchGreg1.2, whole genome shotgun sequence, a single genomic region encodes these proteins:
- the LOC126291499 gene encoding uncharacterized protein LOC126291499: MTSDIRRPPAPGRSGRGSSQDDRQGGAAGESADMSAARLRSPKGLLVAASEDDEELTSTPRCELQPRDIAERGPDDTTGRIRGQVSAIVSEGDESDDLVAKSDARHLAQHLAGINLGQKSQIHSQDSETKLPLQSQGICGTKTKLLDKKQDFAERDVLNVSKSPLTQSRPLGKEAEQSTSEKRSGIVLPKLNVETKAKDHSISLATLMEEEADSNRNLVSPQVEVIIHEDTTGPSEELEDWAVITGRERKCSEEESGRMAPHRISPSFSGWQADSGEDTPIVSPLLSRRDSRMTGDTDSVSTRSSISSEPLLSSRTMGDVDSLSTRSSISSEPAMTSSVTASSRSSRGSLELGSEHYGGLLLTPSDFSSTDDGASDCSGLTVDLQHRTSLDDSIPMTSPKDWGFLEEVGSRMVNPLLHTMPGRFFHSLDQDCGASLPGGWCASDESTTSGFMSASVTSSELSSSRPKTSWRSSSGGELLLAVDRRLSTDDTASTLSPPVGWSASDEPLCGPSGVSSSGENAGNKVGQEDTTEAMGRQRRHAASDEERPELGSTSAEECSSERDRPVMTIDQSGGNKDAITSRRKQSAPTAPPSGAGSEATSRKERRLPPIAPKSGRPQPLRRFSAGPMQRTYSEVCSQKPPVRLSARRQTLAYAGGTGFAEDRADAATGGDGRGSAPFVGQVRSGRKISSGTIGAGRGQRSAQAPQRRIREEGPPVAEPPSDTKAADGSGGFASAGSPEVVRRGEPPACRTRAAVALTMPPPGAEESPDSPPPPGDWPGGPRCPSPLHGSSRPRSLMESLLLAKMERASAPGAGGGLLRRMDSTDSATSSLSSSSAAGPDVCRCDDCLLGIADLYASSPAEDARRRKKVTLISHN; encoded by the coding sequence ATGACGTCAGACATTCGTAGGCCACCTGCGCCGGGCAGATCCGGACGCGGTAGTTCCCAAGACGACCGACAGGGCGGAGCTGCTGGCGAATCTGCCGACATGTCCGCAGCGCGTTTGCGTTCGCCAAAAGGTCTGCTCGTGGCAGCTTCGGAAGACGATGAGGAGCTGACCAGTACTCCCAGATGCGAGCTACAGCCTCGGGATATTGCTGAAAGGGGCCCAgacgatacgactggcagaattaGAGGTCAAGTATCTGCGATCGTATCCGAAGGAGACGAATCAGATGATCTGGTGGCCAAGTCTGATGCTAGACATCTGGCTCAGCATCTCGCTGGTATAAATTTGGGCCAAAAGTCTCAAATCCATTCCCAAGACAGTGAAACCAAATTACCACTGCAGTCACAGGGAATTTGTGGCACTAAAACTAAATTATTAGATAAAAAGCAAGATTTTGCTGAGAGAGATGTGCTGAATGTATCGAAGAGTCCCTTAACCCAAAGCAGGCCGCTCGGAAAAGAAGCAGAGCAGTCCACGAGCGAGAAACGCAGTGGAATCGTTCTCCCGAAATTAAACGTTGAAACTAAAGCGAAAGATCATTCTATATCACTCGCGACACTGATGGAGGAGGAAGCTGACTCCAACAGGAACCTAGTCTCCCCTCAAGTCGAAGTAATAATACATGAAGATACTACTGGTCCGTCAGAAGAACTAGAGGACTGGGCAGTGATCACTGGAAGGGAGAGGAAGTGCTCTGAAGAAGAATCTGGCAGGATGGCCCCTCACAGGATATCGCCTTCCTTTAGCGGCTGGCAGGCAGACAGTGGTGAAGACACACCGATTGTGTCCCCATTGCTTTCGAGGCGTGACTCCCGAATGACAGGGGACACAGACAGCGTATCCACCAGGAGTTCCATTTCGTCAGAACCCTTACTCTCTTCACGCACCATGGGTGATGTCGATAGCCTGTCTACTAGAAGTTCCATCTCTTCAGAACCTGCGATGACATCTTCAGTTACTGCATCTTCTAGATCCAGTCGGGGCAGCCTCGAACTGGGAAGTGAACACTATGGCGGGCTTCTGTTAACTCCGTCAGACTTCTCTAGTACCGATGACGGAGCTTCTGACTGCTCTGGCCTCACTGTAGACCTACAACACCGAACATCGCTGGATGATTCAATTCCCATGACATCACCCAAAGACTGGGGATTTCTCGAAGAAGTCGGTAGTCGCATGGTGAATCCACTACTACATACTATGCCAGGACGTTTCTTTCATAGTCTGGACCAAGACTGCGGTGCGTCTTTGCCTGGAGGGTGGTGTGCCTCAGATGAATCTACAACAAGTGGCTTCATGAGTGCATCGGTGACTTCGTCTGAGCTATCCAGTAGTAGGCCCAAGACGTCATGGAGGTCAAGCAGTGGGGGCGAATTGCTGCTGGCAGTCGATCGGCGGTTATCGACAGATGATACTGCTTCGACTTTGTCCCCACCTGTCGGCTGGAGTGCTTCTGATGAACCTTTGTGTGGACCCAGTGGTGTTTCGAGTTCTggagagaatgcgggaaataaggTCGGACAGGAAGACACAACAGAAGCAATGGGGCGACAGAGAAGGCACGCAGCATCAGACGAGGAACGACCAGAGCTCGGCTCCACGAGTGCTGAAGAATGTTCGTCAGAGAGGGATAGACCAGTGATGACCATCGATCAGTCAGGTGGCAACAAAGATGCGATAACTAGCAGGAGAAAGCAGAGTGCCCCGACAGCTCCGCCATCGGGTGCCGGATCTGAGGCGACGTCGAGGAAGGAAAGGAGGCTGCCGCCGATTGCACCAAAAAGTGGGAGACCACAGCCTCTGAGGAGGTTCAGTGCCGGGCCGATGCAACGGACCTACTCCGAGGTCTGCTCTCAGAAGCCTCCGGTCAGGCTCTCTGCCCGCCGCCAAACTCTGGCGTACGCTGGTGGAACGGGGTTCGCAGAGGACCGGGCAGACGCCGCGACCGGAGGTGACGGACGGGGAAGTGCGCCGTTCGTCGGGCAGGTGCGAAGCGGCAGGAAGATTTCTTCTGGGACAATCGGAGCAGGGAGGGGTCAGCGCTCTGCCCAGGCGCCTCAGAGGCGAATCAGGGAAGAGGGACCACCAGTGGCGGAGCCCCCGTCCGATACAAAAGCGGCGGATGGTTCCGGGGGTTTCGCGTCTGCTGGGTCCCCGGAGGTCGTCCGGCGGGGCGAGCCCCCCGCGTGCCGTACGCGCGCGGCTGTGGCGCTGACGATGCCGCCCCCGGGGGCGGAGGAATCCCCGGACTCGCCGCCGCCTCCCGGCGACTGGCCCGGCGGCCCCCGCTGCCCGTCGCCCCTGCACGGCTCCAGCAGGCCGCGCTCCCTCATGGAGTCCCTGCTGCTGGCCAAGATGGAGCGCGCCTCGGCGCCCGGGGCCGGCGGCGGCCTGCTGAGGCGGATGGACTCCACGGACTCGGCCACCAGCTCGCTGTCCTCCAGCTCGGCCGCCGGGCCCGACGTCTGCCGCTGCGACGACTGCCTGCTCGGCATCGCCGACCTGTACGCCTCGTCGCCCGCCGAGGACGCGCGCCGCCGCAAAAAGGTAACTCTCATCTCGCACAACTGA